In Embleya scabrispora, the DNA window CGGGGGGCCGGCTCCGCGTTCCGCGAATCGGAGCGTACTCGATCGTTCGCGCATCGTGATCGGATCGGGGTCGCCTCGGGCCGACGTCAAGTCGACGAGACTTCACGCGGCACTCGAAGCGGGCGCGTGACGAGCGGCACGGGACTCGACCCATGCTTATCTGACTGCCCGTCAGCTATGGTGACGAGGTGCCTGCCTCGCGACTATTGGGCACTCGTGCGAGGTGCCCTGTCGGCACCGCGCCGAGGGTCCGGGTGCCGGGGCCGGCCGCACGGCTGCAGCAGGCTCGGCCGGCCGGCCGACCGCGCGGCACACGTACGACCGCACGACAGGGAGTGAGTGACCATGCGCTTGGGCGAGGTGGCAGGCGCCGACCTGCAACGCTTCGGAAAACCGCTCGACGGGATCCGGGTCCTGGCCATCGAACAGATGCAGGCGCTCCCCTACGCCACCCAGATGCTGGCCCGCCTGGGCGCCGAGGTGGTCAAGATCGAGTCGCCGGGCATCGGCGAGTCCGGGCGCGCCGCGCTGCCGATGATGAGCGATCCGCTCGGCCGCAGCGTCGGCGTCACCTTCCTGCGCAACAACCTCGGCAAGCGCAGCGTGACCGTCGACCTCAAGCATCCCGAGGGCCGCGAGATAGTGCTGCGCCTGGCCGAGAAGGCGGACATCGTCTGCGAGAACTTCAAGCCCGGTACGGCCGGCCGGCTCGGCCTCGGCTTCGAGGACATCGCCGCCGTCAATCCCCGCGCGATCTACCTGTCGGTGTCCGGCTTCGGCAACACCACCGAGTCGCCCTACGCCTCCTGGCCCGCGTATGCCCCGGTCGCCGAGGGCATGGCCGGCCTGTACGACTTCAAACGGGACCCGAACACGGCGCCCGTGGTGTCCCCGCTCGGCGCGCTCGGCGACTCCGGCTCGGCGCTGTTCGCGGTGATCGGGGTGCTCGCCGCGCTGCGCCACCGCGACGCCACCGGCGTCGGCCAGTACGTGGACATCTCCATGTTCGACGCCATGGTCGCGCTCAACGACGCGGGCATCAGCTACTGGTCGATGGGCCTCAAGGACCCGGGCCTGGCCCCGCTGATCAACCACTCGTTCCGGGCCTTCGACGGCTACTTCCTGATCCAGTGCGCCCGTCCCCACATGTTCGCGGCAATGGCCGACCTCGTCGGGAAGCCGGAATGGCGCACCGACCCCCGGCTGAGCGGGCCGCAGGCGTGGTTCGACCACATCGAGGACATCCTGCGCCCCGGCATCGA includes these proteins:
- a CDS encoding CaiB/BaiF CoA transferase family protein; this translates as MRLGEVAGADLQRFGKPLDGIRVLAIEQMQALPYATQMLARLGAEVVKIESPGIGESGRAALPMMSDPLGRSVGVTFLRNNLGKRSVTVDLKHPEGREIVLRLAEKADIVCENFKPGTAGRLGLGFEDIAAVNPRAIYLSVSGFGNTTESPYASWPAYAPVAEGMAGLYDFKRDPNTAPVVSPLGALGDSGSALFAVIGVLAALRHRDATGVGQYVDISMFDAMVALNDAGISYWSMGLKDPGLAPLINHSFRAFDGYFLIQCARPHMFAAMADLVGKPEWRTDPRLSGPQAWFDHIEDILRPGIEEWAADKSRLQACAALSGVGVASGPVYNPGDVIDDEHVRNRHMLVEMERTDGEPAPILSPGNPVKLSRVAEGPESRVPWVGEHTAEVLGTELGMSREEIERLAAAGAIGLETP